The genomic window CAAGCCAATCAACGCTCTGGCGCCTGTCCATCAAGCGCCGGCAGCTACATTTTTGAGAGTATTCCGATGGCCCAGTACGTCTACACCATGAACCGCGTCAGCAAGATCGTGCCGCCCAAGCGGCAGATCCTGAAGGACATTTCGCTGTCGTTTTTTCCGGGCGCCAAGATCGGCGTGCTGGGCCTGAACGGCTCGGGCAAGTCGACGCTGCTCAAGATCATGGCCGGCATCGACACCGAGATCGAGGGCGAGGCCACGCCCATGCCGGGGCTGGACATCGGCTACCTGCCGCAAGAGCCGCAGCTCGACCCCGAGCACACCGTGCGCCAGGAGGTGGAGCTGGCCATGGGCGAGGTCAACGCCGCGCGCGCCCGGCTGGAGGAAATCTACGCCGCCTACGCCGAGCCCGATGCCGATTTCGACGCCTTGAGCGAGGAGCAGGGCAAGCTGGAGGCGGTGATTGCCGCTGCCGGCACCGACAGCGAGCACCAACTGGAGATTGCTGCCGATGCGCTGCGCCTGCCGCCCTGGGACGCGTCGATCAAAAATCTGTCGGGCGGCGAAAAGCGCCGCATCGCGCTGTGCAAGCTGCTGCTGTCCAAGCCCGACATGCTGCTGCTGGACGAGCCCACCAACCACCTGGACGCCGAGAGCGTGGAGTGGCTGGAAATCTTCCTGCAGCGCTTTCCGGGCACCGTGGTGGCCATCACGCACGACCGCTACTTCCTGGACAACGCCGCCGAGTGGATTCTGGAGCTGGACCGCGGCCACGGCATTCCCTGGAAGGGCAACTACAGCACCTGGCTGGAGCAGAAGGAAGAGCGCCTGCTGCAAGAGAAAAAAACCGAAGACGCGCGCATGAAGGCGATGAAGAAAGAGCTGGAGTGGGCGCGCGCCAACCCCAAGGGCCGCCAGGCCAAGAGCAAGGCGCGCCTGGCGCGCTTCGAAGAGCTGTCTGACTACGAATACCAGCAGCGCAACGAGACGCAGGAAATCTTCATCCCCGTGGCCGAGCGCCTGGGCACCGAGGTGATCGAGTTCACGGGGGTATCCAAGAGCTTTGGCGATCGCCTGCTGATCGACAACCTGAACTTCAAGGTGCCGGCGGGCGCCATCGTTGGCATCATCGGCCCCAACGGCGCGGGCAAGTCCACGCTGTTTCGCCTGATCGCCGGCAAGGAGCAGCCCGACGCGGGCGAGGTGCGCATCGGCAAGACGGTGCAGCTGGCTTTCGTCGACCAGAGCCGCGACGCGCTGGCCAACGACAAGACCGTGTGGGAGGACATCTCGGGCGGGCTGGACATCATCAACGTCGGCAAGTTCCAGATGCCCAGCCGCGCCTACTGCGGGCGCTTCAACTTCAACGGGCAGGACCAGCAGAAGAAGGTGGGCATGCTCTCGGGCGGCGAGCGCGGCCGCCTGCACCTGGCCAAGACGCTGATGCAGGGTGCCAACGTGCTGCTGCTGGACGAACCCAGCAACGACCTGGACGTGGAAACCCTGCGCGCGCTGGAAGACGCGCTGCTGGAATACGCCGGCAGCGTGATGGTGATCAGCCACGACCGCTGGTTTTTGGACCGCATCTGCACCCACATCCTGGCCGCCGAGGGCGACAGCCAGTGGGTGTTCTTCGACGGCAACTACCAGGAGTACGAGGCCGACAAGAAGAAGCGCCTGGGCGAGGAGGGCGCGCGGCCGCACCGCATGCGCTACAAGGCGCTCAAGTGAGCGGACTGCCGCAGGCCGCGCTGGATGGGCGGCGCTGAATGAGCAACCCCCTGCACTCCATCGATCCACGGGCTTTTTTCGGCTCGGTGGGGCGCCATGCGCAACTGATCGTGGAGCTGACCAAGCGCGAGGTGGTGGGCCGCTACCGCGGCTCGTTCATGGGCCTGCTGTGGTCGTTTTTCTATCCGGTGCTGATGCTGGCGGTCTACACCTTCGTCTTCAGCGTGGTGTTCCGGGCGCGCTGGCATGCGGGCAGCGATTCGAAGGTCGAGTTCGCGCTGGCCTTGTTTGCCGGCCTGCTGTTCTTCAACCTGTTTTCCGAATGCGTGACGCGCGCGCCTTCGCTGATCGTCGGCAACGTCAACTACGTGAAGAAGGTGATTTTTCCGCTGGAGCTGCTGCCCGTGGTGGCCCTGGGTTCGGCCCTGTTTCACTTTGTCGTCAGCCTCGGGGTCTGGCTGATCTTCTACCTGCTGTTTTTCGGCGCTCCGCATCCGCAGCTGGCGCTGTTGCCGCTGGTCTTGCTGCCCTTCCTGTTGATGACGCTGGGCCTGAGCTGGCTGCTCGCGTCGCTGGGCGTGTACCTGCGCGACGTCACCCAGGTCATCGGGGTGGTGGTGACGGTGCTGATGTTCCTGTCGCCGCTGTTTTATCCCATCGAGGCGCTGCCGGCGGCGTTTCGCCCCTGGATGGCGCTCAGCCCGCTGACCTACGTGATCGAGCAGGCGCGCGCGCTGATGATCTGGGGGCAGGCGATGGACTGGCCCGCCTATGGGGGCTGGCTCGCCGGATCGGCGGTGTTTGCCTGGCTGTGCTTCGCCTGGTTCCAGAAGACGCGAAAGGGGTTTGCCGATGTCCTCTGAATCGGCCGTCCAGGTGCAGGGCCTGAGCAAGTGCTATCACATCTACGAGCAGCCGCGCGACCGGCTCAAGCAGATGGTGGTGCCCCGGCTGCAGGGCGCGCTGGGCCGGGCGCGCCACCACTACTACCGTGAGTTCTGGGCGCTGCGCGACGTGTCGCTGGCCATCGGCAGGGGCGAGACGGTCGGCATCATCGGCCAGAACGGCAGCGGCAAGTCCACCTTGCTGCAGCTGATCTGCCGCACGCTCGAGCCCACCGTCGGAACGGTGCGGTCCAACGGCCGCATCGCTGCCTTGCTGGAGCTGGGCGCCGGCTTCAACCCCGAGTTCACGGGGCGTGAGAACGCCATCCTGAACAGCGTCATCCTGGGCGTGCCCAAGGAGGTCACGCTGGCGCGCCTGGACGAGATCATCCGGTTTTCCGAGCTGGGTGACTTTTTCGACCAGCCGGTCAAGACCTACTCCAGCGGCATGGCGGCGCGGCTGGGGTTCTCGGTGGCGATCCACGTCGATCCGGCCGTCCTCATCGTGGACGAGGCCCTGGCCGTGGGCGACGCGCGCTTCGTCGCCAAGTGCATGCGCAAGGTCAAGGACATCCAGGCCAACGGCTCCACCATCATCTTCGTCAGCCATGACGTGAGCTCGGTGCGCACCTTGTGCCAGCGCGCCTTCTGGCTCGACAAGGGGCGGCTGGTGGACGAAGGCGACGTGTTCCCGGTCACGGGGCGCTACATGGCCTTCATGATGCGGGACGACAAGGCGTCCGACGATGCCGTGCGGGACGAAGTCGCACAGCCGGTGCCGGCGCCCGCGGAGCCGGCCAGCGCCGGGGCGCCGGCCACGCCCGCCAGGCTGGACTCCCGCCCCGTCACCCACTGGGGATCGCACAAGGGCGTGATTCTCGGGGCATCGGTCTGCGGCAGCCACGGCTGGCGCGAGGATGTCGTGCAGTGGGGCGAGCCGATCGAGGTGGTGATCGATCTGTCGGTGCCGCCCGAGATTTCCCGGGAACACCTGAGCGTTGCCTTTTCCATCAAGGACCTGAAGGGCACCGACCTGATCGCGTCCACCACCCACGACATGGGGGCCATCCGCTTGCCGGAACAGGCGGGTTTCCAGGTGCGTTTCAAGCTGTCCAACTGGCTGGTGACCGGCAAGTATGTGCTGGTCGCGGCGTTGGAGGATCGCCGGCACGACGACATTCACTATTACGAATACTTCGAGGGCGCGCACTACTTCGCCTCGGTGACCGACAAGCGGTTCTTCGGCGTGGTCCAGCCGGCCATCGAGCAGACCGTGCACCCGAGCTGAACGCATCCTGGCCATGACGCAACGCATCAACTCGCAGTCCTATTGGGATGGGCGCTTTGCCACCGACTGGGACGACAAGCAAGGACCGCAGCAGTCGCGCTTTTTCTCGCGCGTGGCGATCGACAACCTGCCGGCCTGGCTGTTTCGGGCGATCGGCGAGCAGCAGCTGTCCGTGGTCGACTGGGGTTGCGCCCAGGGCGACGGCACCGACGAGCTGGCCACGCGGATCGAGGCGCGGCAGCTCAGCGGGGTGGACTTTTCGCCCACGGCGGTGCAGCAGGCCAGCGAGCGTCATCCAGCCATTCGGTTCGTCCAGGCCGACTGGCTGGACCGGCGGGCTGATACGGCCGTGCCGGAGCAATGGGACATCGTGTTTTCCTCCAACACGCTGGAGCACTTCCATCAGCCCTTCGAGGTGCTGCGTGCCTTGTGCGCGCGGGCTCGCCTGGGCTTGGTTCTGGTGCTGCCCTACCGGGAGCGCGATCGCATCGAGGAGCACCATTTTTCCTTCTGGCCCGAAAGCCTTCCGGCCCGGCTCCCGAACGGCTTTCGCCTGGCCTGGGCCCGGGTGGTGGATTGCCGCTCCCTGCCCGATACCCATTGGGCGGGCGAGCAGATCGTCATGGTCTATGGCGCGGCATCCTGGCTGGACGGTCGCCAGCTGATGCTGTCCGATTGCCAAGTGTCGGGCGACGACACGGCGGCGCGTCTGCGTTTCCTCGAGCGTGACCTGACCCAGGCCACCCATCGGCTGCAGCAGCTGGAGCAGGACAACCGGATGCAGCAGCAGGCGCTGGCCGAGCGCACCGCACAACTGGCTGGGCTGGAGCGCGAGCATCGGTCGCAGCAGCAGGCGCTCGAGCAGATGACCCGCGACCACCAGGCCTCGCAGGCCCGGCTGGTGGCGGTTTGGGGCAGCGCGTCCTGGCGCCTGACCAAGCCGCTGCGGGCCGGCAAGATGGCGCTGACGCAGCCCCGGCAGGCCGCCTACCGGGCGCTGCGAGCGGTGTACCGTGGGCTCCCGGGTGGCCTGCAGCTGCGTCTCAACGGCTTGCGGCATCGCCTGGTGCGCTGGTTTCGCGACGGCGCGTCGCTGCCACTGGCCTGGAGCGGCGGCCCCAGGGACCCCGCCGACCTGTCATGGGAGGACTTTCGCCAGCAGGTGCTCGATGGTGCCGCCAGCACCCACAAGGGCATCTTCGTGCAGGAGGCGGCCATCGACTGGAACGTCCCGCTGTACCAGCGGCCCCAGCATATCGCCGCGGCCCTGGGGCGCCTGGGCTACCTGGTGGTGTTCCGCACCGGTCCCTGGGGCGGCGACGACGTTCACGGCTTTCGGCAGGTGGCGCCCAACGTCTGGCTGACCAAGCGCACCGAGGTCGACCGCATCGACGCGATGGCGCGCTCGTTCTACTCGACGGCCCACATGCTCGCCCCGTACACCCTGGTGACGCCCGGCCGGCGCGGCACCCTGATCTACGAATACATCGACCACATCGACCCCGAGATATCGGGCGATCCGGAAAACATCCGGCGCCTGGTCGCGCTGAAGGACTTTGCCTTTGGCGGCGGCGCCGACGTGGTGGTGGCCTCGGCGCGCAAGCTGTACGACGAGGCGGTGGCGGCCGTCGGGCCCGAGCAGCGGGTGGTTCTGGTGCCCAACGGCGTCGACACCCGTCACTATCGCGATCCGGCGCACCTGGCCGCCGCCCTGCCCAGGCGGCTGCTCGAGTTCAGGGCGCGGTATTCGCTGGTGGTGGGTTATTTTGGCGCGCTGGCGCCCTGGCTCTGGTACGAAGCCGTGGCCGAGCTGGTGCGCCTGCGGCCGGACGTCGGCTTTGTCTTCATCGGCCCCGATTACTACGGCGGCGCGCGGCAGTTGGTGGCCGCCGACAACCTGCTGTACCTGGGGCCGGTGGACTACAAGGACCTGCCGGCCCACGGCCGGCAGTTCGATCTGTGCATGATTCCGTTCAAGCCCGGCGAGATTGCGCAGACCACGTCGCCGCTCAAGCTGTTCGAGTACTTCGCGCTCGAGAAGCCAGTGGTGGTGACCTCCGACATGCGCGAGTGTGTCGCGTTCCCCGAGGTCTTTCACGGCGACAGCGCGGCGGCGCTGTCCGAGGCGATCGACCGGGCAGCCCGGGTCAAGGACGATGAAGCGTTCCGGCAACGCCTGCGCGAACTGGCCGACGAGAACGACTGGATCGAGCGTGCCCGGGTCATGGCCGCCGCCTTTGCGCCCTCGTTATCCTTGACGAAGTAACCCTGTAAGCCTGTGGAGATGAGATGAAGCGCATTCTTTGCGTCATGGGGACGCGCCCCGAGGCCATCAAGATGGCGCCGGTCGTCCTGGCCTTGCGTGCCGATCCCGATTTCGATGTGCGGGTGCTGGCGACGGCCCAGCACCGTGAGATGCTCGACCAGGTGCTGCGCCTGTTCGACATCCAGCCCGACGCCGACCTGAACGTGATGCAGGCCAACCAGTCGCTGAGCGACCTGACGGCGCGCCTGCTGACCGGCGCCGACGCGGTGCTGGCCGAGCAGGCGCCCGACGCCGTGCTGGTGCAGGGCGACACCACGACGGTGATGGCCCTGTGCCTGGCCTGCTTTTACCGCCGCATTCCGATCGGCCACGTGGAGGCGGGCCTGCGCACCGGCGACATCCACAACCCGTTTCCGGAAGAGGCCAACCGGCTGATCGCCTCGCTGTTCGCGCGCTGGCATTTCGCGCCGACCGAGTCGTCACGGCAGAACCTGCTGCGCGAGGATGTGGCGGATGCCGACATTCTGGTGACGGGCAACACGGTGATCGATGCTCTGCTGATGACCGCCGAGCGCAGCACCACGGTCGACCTGGGGCAGCGTGCCGGCGCGCGCATGGTGCTGGTGACGGCCCATCGGCGCGAGAACTTCGGCGCGCCGTTCCTGGAGGTCTGCCGCGCGCTGCGGCACCTGGCCGAGCACAACCCGGCGGTGGATTTCGTCTATCCGGTGCACCCCAACCCGAACGTGCGCGATGTCGCCCGCGCGGCGCTGGCGGACCTGCCCAACATGCACCTGTGCGCGCCGCTCGAGTACGACAGTTTCGTGGCGGCCATGAAGCAGGCGTACTTCATCATCAGCGACTCGGGCGGCGTGCAGGAGGAGGCGCCCGCGCTGGGCAAGCCGGTGCTGGTGCTGCGCAACGAGACGGAGCGCCCCGAGGCGGTGGATGCGGGCGTCGTCAAGCTGGTCGGGCCGAACCACGAGCGCATCGTGGCCGAGGCGCAGCGCCTGCTCGACGACCCGGCGGCCTACCGGGCCATGGCGCAGGGTGTCTCGCCCTACGGCGATGGCCGGGCGGCCGAGCGGATCGCCCGGCATCTGCGCGCCGCGTTCGCCTGATGGCCGGCATGCGCCTGGTCTACGTTTCGCCCGTTCCCTGGTGGAGCTTCGCGCAGCGTCCGCACAAGTTCGTGGAGTGGTTCCACGAGCGCACTGGCGCCGACGTATTCTGGATCGATCCCTACCCGGCCCGCCTGCCGACGTGGCGCGACCTGGCGCGCCTGTGGAGCCACGATGTCGGCATGCAGTACCTGAACCAGGCGCCGCCGCCCTGGCTGTCCCTGCGCCAGCCGTTTGCCCTGCCGCTGGAGCCGGTGCCGGTCCTGGCGGGGGTCAACCGGCGCTTCTGGCGCGACATCGCGCGCGAGGTGAAGTCGTTCGCCGACGGCCAGCAGGCGATGCTGGTGATCGGCAAGCCCTCGCTGCTGGCGCAGGATCTGATGGCGGGGCCGTCGTGGCAGCGGGTGGTGTATGACGCGATGGACGATTTTCCGGCCTTCTTCGGCGGCTTGTCGCGCGTGGCCATGGCCGCGCGCGAGGAGAAGATCGCCGGCCAGGCGACGGATGTGTGGGCGTCCAGCACGCCCTTGCTGCAACGGTGGTCGCGCCTGCGCGCCGAGACGCGCCTGGTCCCCAACGGCCTGGCGCGCGATTCGGTCGCGGGGCTGTTCCGGCGCTCTACCGCGCCGGCGCCGGTGTTCGGCTACGTGGGAACCATCGCCCAATGGTTCGACTGGGACTGGGTCATCCGCCTGGCGCGCAGCTACGGGCAGACGACCGTGCGCCTGATCGGGCCGCGCCACGGTCCGCAACCGGCGCAGCTGCCGCCCAACATCGAGCTGCATCCGCCGTGCGACCATCGAAACGCGCTCGAGCGCATGCAGCACTTCGACGTCGGCCTGATTCCGTTTCGACGCAATCGGCTGACCGACGCGGTCGACCCGGTCAAGTACTACGAGTACAAGGCGCTCGGGCTGGCGGTGCTCTGCACCGATTTCGGCCAGATGCGCTGGCGCCACGACGAGGAGGGCGTGTTCGTGGCGGGCGAGAACGCCGAGTTCCGGCCGGTGGTCGATGCGTCCCTGGCCTATCGCGCCACGCCCGAGGCGGCCGAGCGCTTTCGCCAGAAGCACGGCTGGGAGGCGGTGTTCGATCGCGCCGGGCTACTCAACCGGTAATCGGGGATGAATGCTTCGATATGGATAGCTTCCGGCGCTTGATCCATGCCGGTTTGGGGCGATTCCGCTTTCAATCGATATCCCGTCAGCGCCTGGCGCCCACCCCATCGCCGAGCGCCTTCAGCGTCTGCTCGACGTGCCGCAGCGGGTCGCTGCCCTGGTGGACAAAGGCGATCCGCCCATCCTGCCCGATGACGTAGGAGATGCGGTTGGCCACGCCCGGCAGCAGCGACGCGGCGTCGTAGGCCTGGATCGTCCGCCCCTGCGGGTCGGAGCCGACGGCGAACCGGTCGCGGCAGGCCTCGGTGGAAAAGCGCTTGAGCGTGTCGATGTCGTCGTGCGAGATGCCGATCACGCGCGCGCCCAGCGCGGCGAACTTGGGCGTGGCCTCGGCAAAGGCATTGGCCTCGATGGTGCAGCCCTGCGTGAAAGCCTTGGGGAAGAAGTACAGCACCACCGGGCCCGCCTTCAGGGCCTCGGCCAGGTCGAACGCAAAGGCCTGGCCGGCCAGGGCGGCGGTGGTCTTGAACTCCGGCGCGGCATCGCCCGGCTTGAGCGCGGCCTGCGCGGCCGGCGGCAGCAAGGCGGCGCACGTCAGGGCCAGGGCGTTGCGGCGTTTCATGGCCGGCCTACCCGCAACTGCCCACGAAGCCGCACTGCGTGCAGTAGTCGCAGCCGTCCTTGCGGATCATGGCGTGCGCGCCGCATTCGGGGCATTTCTTGCCGGCCATGACGCCGGGGTTGGCGCCGGCGGCACTAATCTCGGGCTCGGCCGGCACCAGCTCGTCGGGCTCGAACAGCGAGCCCTGCGCCGCCTCGGCGCGGCGGGCGATGAGGGCCTCGACCGCATAGCCGATGGCCGCCACCTCGCTGTCGTGCCAGCGCGGCACGCGGGTGCCGTCGGCCTTCTCGTAGGTGCCCAGGCGCACCGGGCCGCGGTCCCAGGTGACCTTGCGCATGTCCGACAGCGCGCGGTCCAGAAAGCCGCCGCGCGCGGCCAGCGACAGCATGCGCATGGTGGCGGTGATCCACTGCTGCGACTCGCTGCTCTGGCCCACGGGCATGAAGAACTCGATGGCGCGTTCGATCGTGCCCTTGCCGTCGGCCGCGGGGATGGGCAGGAAGGTGACGATCAGGTACAGGCGCTGCTGGCCCTCGTGCGTCCAGTACTCGATCTTTTCGGCCACGGCGGGCAGGCCGCCGGACGGGCGCTTTTCGATCACGGTGCGCATCGGGTCGTAGGCCGGGGCCGCGGCGGGCGCGGGCTCGTCCTTCTTGGCCGGCGTGGTCTCCAGCACCGCGCCCAGGATGCTGTTGGGGCGGTAGGTGGCCAGGCCCTTCAGGCCGGCCTGCCAGGCCTGGCGGTACAGGTCCTTGAAGTCGCCGAAGGGGTAGTCGGCGGGGATGTTGACGGTCTTGCTGATGGAGGTGTCCACGAAGGGCTGCACCGCCTGCATCATGGCCACGTGCTCCTGCGCGCTCATCTGCAGCGCGTTGACGAAGTAGGCGGGCAGCTTGCCGTCGGCGTCGTCGGCCGTGACGCTGTCGTCCACCAGCGCGCGGTACAGGCGGAAGGCGTGGTCTTCCACCATGTAGCTGCTGGTGCTGCCGTCGCCCTCGCGCTTGTTGCGCTTGTAGCCCCAGCTGAAGGCCGGCTCGATGCCGTTGGAGGCGTTGTCGGCAAAGGCCAGACTGACGGTGCCGGTGGGCGCGATCGACAGCAGGTGGCTGTTGCGGATGCCGTGCTGGCGAATGGCCGCCTTGATGTCGTCGGGCAGGCGGCTGGCAAAGGTGCCTTCGGCCAGATAGCCCTCGGCCTTGAAACGGGGAAACGCGCCTTTCTCCTTGGCCAGCTCGACCGAGGCGCGGTAGGCCGCGTCGCGCATGCGCCGGCCGATCTCGGCGGCCATGGCGCGGCCGTCCTCGCGGTCGTAGCGCAGCTTGAGCAGGGTGAGTGTGTTGCCCAGGCCGGTGAAGCCCACGCCGATGCGGCGCTTGGCGGCGGCCTCGTCGCGCTGCTGCTGCAGTGGCCAGAAGGTCACGTCCAGCACGTTGTCGAGCGCGCGCACCTGGGTGGCCACCACCTGCTCGAAGGCGTCGAAGTCGAACGCCGCCGCGCCGCCCACGCCGAAGGGGTGGCGCACGAAGTTCGTCAGGATGATGGGGCCCAGGTCGCAGCAGCCATAGGGGGGCAGCGGCTGTTCACCGCAAGGATTGGTCGCCTCGATCTGCTCGGTGTAGTTCAGGTTGTTGTCGCGCCCGATCTGGTCCAGGAACAGGATGCCCGGCTCGGCGAAGTCGTAGGCCGAGGTCATGATGGTGTCCCACAGCTCGCGCGCGGGCACCTTGCGGTACACCCACTGACCGTCGGCGCGCTGGTGGCCGCCCTTGTCCTTGACCTTCTGGCCGGGCTCGGCCTTGTGCACCAGCTCCCAGTCGGCGCCTTCGGCCACGGCCTTCATGAAGGCGTCGGACACGCCCACCGACACGTTGAAGTTGTTCCAGCGCCCGGGCGTGCGCTTGGCGGTGATGAACTCCAGCACGTCCGGGTGGTCGATGCGCAGCACGCCCATCTGGGCGCCGCGGCGGCTGCCGGCGCTTTCGACCGTCGAGCACGACTGGTCGAACACGTTCATGTAGCTGCACGGCCCGCTGGCGTACGAGTGCGTGCCCTTGACGAAGGCGCCCTTGGGGCGGATGCGCGAGAAGTCGTAGCCCACGCCGCCGCCGCGGCGCATGGTCTCGGCGGCCTCGCGCAGCGCCTCGTAGATGCCGGGAAAGCCATCGGCGTCGCGCCCCTGGATGGCGTCGCCCACGGGCTGGACGAAGCAGTTGATCAGCGTGGCCTGGATGTCGGTGCCCGCCGCGCTCATGATGCGCCCGGCGCCGATGGCGCCGGCGTGCAGATTGGCGAGAAACCGGCTTTCCCATTCGGCGCGCAGCTCGGGCTTTTCCACGCTGGCCAGCGCGCGGGCGACGCGGCCGTAGAGCTGCTCGAGGGAGTGCTCGCCGGGCTTGAAGTACTTCTCCTTCAGCACGTCGGCACTGATGGACTGGGCGGCGAGTGGGCGCTGCGCCTGGGGCAGCGGGTCTCTTTTCATGGGGTGAACTCCTCGGTCGGCGCTGCCGGAGCCCAGCGGTCCGACAGCCAAAAACGACATTCTTGCACTGTTGGAGTTCGGAATCCGAAAGGCCGGGGGTGTTGGGGCTCGGGGTTTTCGCGCAGGGCGGCCGGCATCCGACGATCGTGCAGCAACCTTACTGAACACGTGCTCAAAATGAATCTTCTGGCGTTCAACGGCCCGCTATATAAAAATGAGCCCTTTCGGCCTGTGCGCCGGTTCCAAGCGCATGCCCTTGCGCCCGCTTCATGAATCAACGATCCGCTTCTTCCATCCCCATCGCC from Burkholderiaceae bacterium includes these protein-coding regions:
- a CDS encoding adenosylcobalamin-dependent ribonucleoside-diphosphate reductase, with the protein product MKRDPLPQAQRPLAAQSISADVLKEKYFKPGEHSLEQLYGRVARALASVEKPELRAEWESRFLANLHAGAIGAGRIMSAAGTDIQATLINCFVQPVGDAIQGRDADGFPGIYEALREAAETMRRGGGVGYDFSRIRPKGAFVKGTHSYASGPCSYMNVFDQSCSTVESAGSRRGAQMGVLRIDHPDVLEFITAKRTPGRWNNFNVSVGVSDAFMKAVAEGADWELVHKAEPGQKVKDKGGHQRADGQWVYRKVPARELWDTIMTSAYDFAEPGILFLDQIGRDNNLNYTEQIEATNPCGEQPLPPYGCCDLGPIILTNFVRHPFGVGGAAAFDFDAFEQVVATQVRALDNVLDVTFWPLQQQRDEAAAKRRIGVGFTGLGNTLTLLKLRYDREDGRAMAAEIGRRMRDAAYRASVELAKEKGAFPRFKAEGYLAEGTFASRLPDDIKAAIRQHGIRNSHLLSIAPTGTVSLAFADNASNGIEPAFSWGYKRNKREGDGSTSSYMVEDHAFRLYRALVDDSVTADDADGKLPAYFVNALQMSAQEHVAMMQAVQPFVDTSISKTVNIPADYPFGDFKDLYRQAWQAGLKGLATYRPNSILGAVLETTPAKKDEPAPAAAPAYDPMRTVIEKRPSGGLPAVAEKIEYWTHEGQQRLYLIVTFLPIPAADGKGTIERAIEFFMPVGQSSESQQWITATMRMLSLAARGGFLDRALSDMRKVTWDRGPVRLGTYEKADGTRVPRWHDSEVAAIGYAVEALIARRAEAAQGSLFEPDELVPAEPEISAAGANPGVMAGKKCPECGAHAMIRKDGCDYCTQCGFVGSCG